From Coturnix japonica isolate 7356 chromosome 3, Coturnix japonica 2.1, whole genome shotgun sequence, the proteins below share one genomic window:
- the PUS10 gene encoding putative tRNA pseudouridine synthase Pus10 isoform X2 yields MERATVCPDCFKPAKNKQSVFTRMAVIKALEKIKEEDFLKHFPCPPSSPKNLCVAQEIQCNNGAVFVAGRYNKYSRNLPQTPWIIDGERKLESSVEELISEHLMAEFKADSFNFSSSGREDVDVRTLGNGRPFAIELVNPHRIHFTAEEMKGLQQTINNSSDKIQVRDLQLVTREAIGRMKEGEEEKTKTYSALIWTDKTIQKEHIAFLDNIKELKLDQKTPLRVLHRRPLALRCRIIHTMKSEYIDEHHFRLRLKTQAGTYIKEFVHGDFGRTKPNIGSLLNRTTDILELDVESVDIDWPPALEN; encoded by the exons aGCTACGGTCTGTCCAGACTGTTTCAAGCCAGCAAAGAACAAACAG TCTGTTTTCACTAGAATGGCAGTTATAAAAGCTCTagagaagataaaagaagaGGATTTTCTCAA GCATTTTCCATGTCCCCCGAGTTCACCGAAGAACCTCTGTGTTGCTCAGGAAATTCAGTGCAATAACGGCGCAGTTTTTGTGGCTG GAAGGTACAATAAATATTCAAGGAATTTACCTCAGACACCCTGGATAATCGATGGAGAGCGGAAGCTGGAATCTTCAGTGGAAGAACTGATTTCAGAGCATCTAATGGCAGAATTCAAAGCAGACA gctttaatttttcttcctctggaCGAGAAGATGTGGATGTAAGAACACTGGGCAATG GAAGGCCTTTTGCAATTGAGCTCGTGAATCCTCATAGAATACATTTTACTGCTGAGGAAATGAAGGGACTTCAGCAG ACGATTAATAACTCTTCAGACAAAATACAAGTCCGAGATTTACAGCTTGTCACCAG AGAGGCAATTGGTCGTATGAAGgaaggtgaagaagaaaaaacaaagacataTAGTGCCTTAATATGGACAGACAAAACAATACAGAAGGAACATATTGCATTTCTAGATAATATCAAG GAGTTAAAACTTGACCAGAAGACACCTCTCCGGGTTCTTCACAGAAGGCCTCTGGCGTTAAGATGTCGAATCATTCACACCATGAAGTCTGAGTACATAGACGAGCATCACTTTCGCCTGCGTCTGAAAACACAAGCAGGAAC CTATATTAAAGAATTTGTGCATGGAGACTTTGGAAGAACAAAGCCAAATATTGGCTCCCTGCTGAACAGAACCACTGACATTCTGGAGTTGGATGTAGAA TCTGTTGACATTGACTGGCCTCCAGCCCTGGAGAATTAG